The nucleotide window CTGCTGCAGCCTTTCTCTTAGGCCGCAGGTGCCTCTTTCCTGCATCTCTACCCAGACCACTCACCTGCACAAGCAGAGGTTTTCGCCCAACCTCACACCAGACTCTTCACCTTTCCTGCCCAGGTGAGTGTCTCGCTGTCACCGCAGGCCTGGGGTCAGCTTTGACCTGTCCCTCCCACGCACAGCCTTCGGCTTTCCTGGACTCCGCTTCTCACCATCTTCTAGACAGCTGCGTCTTGACAGgtgcccctgccccaggctgcGTGACCCCAGCCGTCGTCAGGGATCCTCCCCAGGGACGTGCTCAAGCCACGTCCTCTGCTCAGCAAGCCGCAGCCCCCCAGTTCCTCCAAGGTAAGGCGTCCACCCCGGGCCTGGCGTACAAGGCCCTTCTCGGTCCTTCCTCTGCTCGCCTCCCAGGCTCCTTGCCCTCAcgcccctccctgctcccttgCTGGCCGCCTTGCTGTCCTCGCGCTGCACCCTGCTGTCCCACCCCCGTGGCTTTGCAAATGCTGCTTCTCCCTGAGCACCCTTCCTTCCCTGTTGTCTGTCTGGGGAGCTTGAAGCCGCTCTTCAAGGTCCATTTAAAAGTCGCCCCCTCTGGGAGGCCCTCCAGATGCCTCCAGCCTCCTCCGGGCTCCCTGGGCGGCTGGTCCCTTGCCTTTCATAGCATCCATCCCTAAgccataattatttatttacatatttattcccCCCCCGCCCTGCACTGAAGGCTCCTTGATGACAGAGGTCTTTTAGGTTTTTGTACCGAGTGTCTAGAACCCAGCAGGTGCTCAGGAAAGACCTGTTGCTGCAAACGTCCGCCCGCCTTGTGTCCGGATCAGAACGCGGTGCTTTAAGTTTCGGGCGGCTGCTCCTTTCAGGGGAACTTTGTGTGGTTCGCGGGAAGCAGGTGGACCCGTGCCCACTGAGAACAGCGATGGTCAGAAGGTCTGGAGTCAGGCCCAGGCCCCGGGCCAGCTGGGCCAGGTTTAGCTCTGGGTAAGTGACTGGCCACCTCTCCAGCCCGAGACACGGGAATGAGGGCGCTCGCCCTGCAGGGCCGTGGTGAGGGTTCATCCAGAAGCCGGCTGAGTGCGGGATCTCATCAGGTTCAGTAAATGACAGCGACAGTGATTATCCAGCCTCCTGAGGAGGGGCCGGCgccctgcctccaccccaccctgcccccgcccccgcccccgccccccaggacCCCAGCGTCTGAGGCCGGGGGCGCCCGGCCTCTGGGGGCCGCACAGGTCTGAGCGCTGCTGCCCGGGGGCCCGGGGAGGCGTGTCCTGCGGATGGCACAGAGCGCCCTGTGTCCAGCAgagggcccagccctgccctgcctggtggcttaggggtggggatggagggggtgCTGGAGCCGGCTGGCAATGCCAGACGCCCGATGGGGGCGGGCCCACCGGCCAGCTGCCCGTCGAGTCGGCCCTGCACTCGGTCCGGCCTCGCCTCCGCTTGTGGGCAGCCACTGCCGCTCATCCGGCCATGCGGTGGCCGTGGCCTCTGGCCATCTGTCTCGCTGTGGCATTAGCGGCGGGTCCCGGCAGGGTCCCCGGGGGCGTCCCCCTGCGCCGGGGCGGGCGTGGCACCGAGGAGGAGGCCAAGGGGGTGCAGCAGTATGTGCCCCAGGAGTGGGCTGAGTACCCCCGGCCCATCCGCCCCACCGGGCCGCAGCCCACCGAGCCCCAGGTGGCCGCCAGCGCCCACCCGGACCGGGCCGTGGTCCCTGGGGGCAGCAGGCAGGAGCCTCGGGGCAACACGACGGGGACGCCGGGCCGGCGGCTGCAGATCCAGAACCCCCTGTACCCGGTGACGGAGAGCTCCTACGGGGCCTACGCCGTGCTGCTCCTGGCCCTGGCGCTGTTCGCCGTGGGCATCGTGGGCAACCTGGCGGTCATGTGTATCGTGTGGCACAGCTACTACCTGAAGAGCGCCTGGAACTCCATCCTCGCCAGCCTGGCCCTCTGGGACTTCCTGGTCCTCTTCTTCTGCCTCCCTGTCATCATCTTCCACGAGATCACCAAGCAGAGGCTGCTGGGTGACGTGTCTTGCCGGGCTGTGCCCTTCGTGGAGGTGAGTGTGTGTCCCGCTAGAGCCcacggggtggtggtggtggggggcgcTGCCGGAGGTGGGCTGCGAGGGTGTGCGAGGCCCCGCAGGCCTGGGGCTCTGTCTCGCTGCTTCTCCCCCAAGACAAATGCAGGATTGGCTCCTGGGAGCTCTCAGGTACCCGAGCGAGCAGGCGGGTGTCAGGGCCCTGGGGTCAAGTCTGTGTCCACTCCCGGGAGTGCAAACACGGAAGGAAGGAAAGACCCTCCCTCACTGCGACTCTCGTCGCCGCCATCACCGTCAGACGTCTCCTCCATCCTCTGGAAGGAGAGAGCTGGTTCTGGGGCTGCAGCTAAAGCAGGGGCTCTAGCGTCAGCTTCTGTCCCTGGCGTATTGGGGCGTCCCTGGGCAGGTCACAGCTCCCCTCCCATTTCACTGTCTCCTGACCAGAGGGTAGACCACTTGGCCCTCCAGCTGCGGCTCCAAGGTGCCCACTGGCCCCACCTCGGGGAACTTCCACGCTGGGATGAGCACGTGGGTGTTGATAGATGTGTTGCTCACGCGGATCCAGCTTAATCAAAACAGTGCAAAGATACACCAATATGTGTGCATTTACGTGGGACACAGCGAGGCCAGCATGTCTGCCCAGGAACGGGAAATCAGCCTGCGGCATTCTGCATGTTACTTACGCTGTGGGAGGAGGAAGAATGAGCgctggggtggctgtggcctCCCTCCCCGCAAACGCTGCTTTCCCCCCGAGACAATGGGAGATGCTGAGTGAGTGGGCAGCCGGCCTGGGTGGGGAAGGAATTAGGATCAGCGTCTGGACACTGTCCTATTCCCAGCTCTGTCCCCGTCCCGTGACTTAGCGATGGTTTCTTATCCGGACAGACTGTCTGAGGCTCAGCGGGCGGTACAGCCCTTTCCTgaccttcccagcccagggagaCCACCTAACGGTGGCCCCAAGTTGCTCAGACCTGAAAGAGGCCCTCCGGCCGGGGACAGCCCTTGCATCTTAGTGACCTGGCACTCAGAGCCCAGGAGAGCTGTGGGAGGTCAGAGCCAGGGTCTTGGAACTGGGCAGACTGGGTCAGAGCCCGGGCTCTGCTGAGTGGCCGTGGTTAGCCACTTAGCCTGCCCAAacctctgcttccctctctgtGAGTCGGGGCTGACCACCATCACCATAGCTGAGTGAGTCCCTGAAGGCTCACATGTGTGACGTCTACAAAGGGCTTAGAACTGAAATAATTTAGTACGTGGTGGATTTTACTGGGAAAGGTCTAAGACCCCTGTGAGCGCTTGTCTGCATGGAGCTGGCGGCCGAGGAGAGCCCGGCCCTGCCCCCTGCCCGACTGTGGGTCCCAACACACATGATACGCAGGCTGCCGCCTAACCCCCTCCACGGCCTGGAGGACAGAGGTGACCCCTGAGCCCTCCCTGGAGGCTGGGGTGACGGGTGAGAGTGGAGGGACGAATGCACCGCCCAGCACCCTTTTGTAGGGAGGCCCCAGGAGACCCCAGGAGGGAACAGGAGGCAGCTAAATACAGCTTGGGGCCATTTTTGAGATGCAGGAAAGGAGAGGGCGTGTTGTTTAGCCTGAGTCCTGGCCTGGGGCCTGCCTGGAGATGGGGCAGGAGCCAGCCGGAGAGGGGAGTGCTTGGACGGAGGGGGAACTGAGCACAGCCCTGAGTGTGCCCAGCCATCATCTGAGCTGGGAGCACCGCCCCAGCCCCGTCACTTCTCTCTGCCACTTTCTTCCCTGCTGCTCTGGCTTCCTCTCTGCTCACAGGGTGGTTTTCCTGTGTGCTCTGTGAGCTGCCTGCGGGGAGTGGGCACAGGCCCACTGCGTCCCCACTCGGGCTGGCCCTGGGCCTCTCCGGGCAGGGCGAGGAGGGTGGGAGAGTGTATGCCCTGCACCCCCAAGGCCACTCCCCCCATGGACGTGGTGGCTGAGGCCATCCAAGCACCCGCAGGCCCAGGAGCCCTACGTCTCCGTCCATGTTTGTCCTCAGAGATGATTTCCCAAAGTCTCAGGAGCACAAGGGGCTGTAGGGCCTAGGTCGCTCGTCCCTGGGCCCAGAGGCAAGGCAGCGGGCGGCAAGAGTCGGGCGGCCGGCAGGGGAACCTCAGCTCTGCCGTCCACCAAGGCCCTGGTCCCGCCTGAGCCCGGTCTGTCCCGTCAGACCCTGGCCGTGAGATCTGAAATGCCCCTGAATGGCGGTGCCACCACTGTCCTTCCCACGCCTGCCATGCGCTTCCAGTCTGAGCCAGCCCCTCGGTTGCCTGGGGCTGACCCCCGTCTCTCCCCCCACCACGCCCCCTCGCAGGTCTCCTCTCTCGGCGTCACCACCTTCAGCCTCTGCGCCCTGGGCATTGACCGCTTCCACGTGGCCACCAGCACCCTGCCCGAGGCCAGGCCTATCGAGCCGTGCCCGTCCATCCTGGCCAAGCTGGCGGTCATCTGGGTGGGCTCCATGACGCTGGCTGCGCCCGAGCTCCTGCTCTGGCAGCTGGTACAGGAGCCCGGCCCCGCTGCGGGCCCCGTGGATGCGTGCGTCATGAAGCCCTCCGCCCGCCTGCCCGAGTCCCTCTACTCGCTGGTCTTGACCTACCAGAACGCCCGGATGTGGTGGTCCTTCGGCTGCTACTTCTGCCTGCCCGTCCTCTTCACGGTCACCTGCCAGCTGGTGACGTGGCGGGTGTGGGGCCCGCCCGGCAGAAAGCCGGAGTGCCGGCCGGGCCAGCAGGAGCGGCGCGAGGGCCAGCTCAGCGGCACCGTGGTGGGCCTGACCGCCGTCTACACCCTCTGCACCCTCCCCGAGAACGTGTGCAATGTCGTGGCCGCCTACCTCTCGGCCACGCTCACCCGCCAGACCCTGGACCTCCTGGGCCTGGTCGGCCAGTTCGCCACCTTCCTCAAGGCGGCCGCCACGCCCGTGCTCCTCCTGTGCGTGTGCCGGCCACTGGGCCGCGCCTTCCTGgactgttgttgctgctgctgctgcgagGGCTGCGGCGGGGTGGCAGCCACCGACGGCCCCGATGCCAAGCTCCAGACGGGGCTGTCCACCTCTGTCTACTTCCACAAGCCCCGGGAGGCGCCCCCGCTCCTGGCCCTGGGCACGCCCTGCTGAGGCTGGCCGGCCGTGGCAGGGGGAGCTCTGTCCAGAGATGGACTCGGCTCCCCCGGCTGGGGTCTGGGTATGTCGGAGCCCCCGGCCGAGCCCCTTCTCGGGGGCGGCCCGCCTGTCCTCTTGCTGGGGGGCGGTGATCCCCCAGGTCCTCAGAGCTGCCCAGAGACTCTCCATCCCACCGACTGGGAGCCAGAACCTCACCTGGTCCCAGCCTCACTCTCCCCTCTCCATCTGGAGCCTGACTACACTTTACTTTGCCCCTCTCGGCATCGCCCATCCTGGACGGGGGCCTTGGGGGCCAGCAACCGGTCTCTTCTCTGCACAGGATGGGCCCAGCCCTGGACGCCCCCTCCAGGTGCCGTCTCTTCTCCAGGAGCATTTCTGTCTctgtcctcctccttctctgACGTACCCTGGTTGCCCGGTCCCCCCAATCCCGGTCAGGTGCTCCCCTGTAGAAGACCCTTCTTGGAAAACAATAAACTAGGTAGAACTACCCCTGTGCCCACGGGCCTTTCTTGTGCCACATCCCGGCAGTGCCCAGATGCACCTGGGCTTTGCCCTCCTGGCCACCTTTGGCCCTTCCTGGCCTGTGGCTGGTGTCCTGTCCAGCATGGGGTCCTGTGGCTTTGAGGGCAGAGTGGACGGAGGGGCTTGGGAGCTGGGGCACTGTGTCCTCAGGCTGGCCTGAGCCCAGCCGTCCCTGGGAAGTAGAAGGCTGCAAACTTATCTCCCCGGGAGCCCCCGCTGctgttcctccctccccacaaagCCCCCATTCGAGGGCAACCAGCAGCCTGGGGGGCTTCCAGCCTCTCTGAGAGCTGCCCTTGTTTGGCTTCTTAGAACAGACTGTTTAGCCTACAGACGGCCCAGCTGCCTGCCCCCcgcctgccccccccacccccttcccggCAGGCAGAGCTCCATCGACAGCCCCACAgagccttctttcctctctctggtcccccccaccccccatgacAGGGGGCCCTTCCAGAGGCCCCTTAGCCCCGCCCGGGCCCAGCGAAGTTGGCATGAGGTCAAACGAAGGGACACCTTGGCCTAGGCCACAGACCACTCCCCGCCCCGCAAGCCCACCCTTCCCATCTGAAGCGCAGCTCAGGCTCCTGCGCAGCTCCTGCTGCCAGCTCTGCCTGGATCACCCGCGCAGGGCCTCAGGAGGGTCCCCAGGGCAGGGTCGGGGAGGCGCAGGCATTGCCCGGTGCCCTGGGCTCCACtctcctctgcccaccccacccatACCCCCCGGCCTCAGCCCGGAGCCAAgcctccttcccccactcctgCGGATCTTAATGGCCTTGTTCTCTCCCCCTGGCACCCACCCTCAGGACGGGTGATGCCAAGAGAGAGGGAGGCCGTTGCTAGGCGATGGCGCTGCTGGCTGCACGCTCTTTGTGCGGGAGAGACACCCACCCGTTTCTCGGCCGACCGCTGCCACAGTGACCAAAGCCCCAAACTCTGTCTGCAGCAACTTAAGACGGTGGGGGGAGCAGGCTGGAGAGGAGACCAAGGACAGGCTTGCGGTGCTGAGGTGACCGgggcccttccctctccccccaccccagccccagtcccAGTCCCAGATGCACCAGCAGCCTCCTatgggatggaggaggggggCCAGGGTGAAGGCGGGACGCGCAGGCCGAGGAtgggaggctgggggcggggagggggcaccGCCGCATCCTGTTTGGGGGCTCTGCCACAAAggggcccctgcccctccccgcgGTTCTGAGGCCCTGCCACCACCGCTGCCCTGGGCCCCGCCAACGTGAGTGGCTTGCAGGATTAGTCAGCAGGCCAGCAGGCCTTGGGAAAGAGCCACTGTCTCTCCGGCTAGGCCAGCTGGGGGAACAATGTGGCATTTGTTGCCTAGGGGTCCTGGGCTTGGGGTGGGGCGGCAGCTGGCAGTGGACTTGAGCTGGGTCTTTAGGGGACCAGCCCTGAGCCCTGATGTCAGCCAGGTGGAAGGAGGGCCAACCCACTGAGCCGCCCGGACTCCGTCAGTATGCGCACCTTGCACTGAGAATTGCCCCCCTTGGGCCGGACTGGACGCAGTTACTGGACCCCATCAGTTAAACAGGAATAACCCCCCCTCACAGAGGCCTGGAGTCATTGAATGAGACAAGATACATAAAGCTCCCGGCATGACGCCTGgcaccttccttccctccctccctttgggGGTTCAATTCTCCAGAACTGCAGAGCAGGCTTGGCCAGGCGTGCAAAGGGCCCCCCCATGCTGGTGTACATATACGCAGTCTGTCCTacggagcacctgctgtgtgctgggtGCAGGCACTGGGGCAGGAGGATGCCTGCTTGCTGGCGACCAGCCCATCCTGTCTTATCTCCTCAGAGGACGCAGGAGGCGAGAAAGGCAGCTCATCCCTAAAACTCCCCATCCTGCTCGCCAGACCAGTGACTGTTGGTCCTGTCCCAGCCTCCCAGGCCGTGGCATCTCCAGCCACCTCAGCAGCCACGAGGGCCCAGGGGACAGCCCGGCCCCAGCTTCGACCTCCTTGACCAGGGGGCACGTGTCCTATCCTTTAGGGGTTGCAAGGAACCTGAAGTTATCTAGCTCCCTCCGCCAAATTCCATCTGCATTCTCTCCCCAAACTCCCCGGCAGTGGGGAAGCCCTCTCCAGGCAGGCCATTCCTCCCTGCGGTTCTGATGACCAGGAGGCTCCAAGAGGAAGCAGCGAGGAAGGGCCGGTGAGCTcagagccaccagggaaggccctgctcCCAAGACGGTGCAAGTGGCTTCCTCCCTGCAGAGGTGCGGCGAGAAGGGGTGGAGCCTTCTGCAGGGCCGGACCTTCCGCAGGGCCGCTCCGTCTCCAGGCTGAGGGGAGCCAGGGGGCGGGGCTTACGGTAAAAGTGGGTCAAGATGGCCCCGGATTTGGGAAGCGGGGCGCAAGCCTCCGAGGCCACGGCTGCGGGCAGAGGGGACCAGCTCTAGGAGTGGAGTGGGCTgggaggggccgggggtgggcaggggagggcacGGCCTCTGCCGGGAAGCCAGCAGCCTGGACACCAACAGAGGAGCCGCTAAGGGTGGTAAGCCGTGGGCTCTGCAGGCCCGGCACTGCCCCCGCGCCCCCCAGGACAATTCACCGGCTCCGCCACCTCTGGCTGCAGGTGGGGGCCTGGACAGACTCCAGGAAGCGGGCTCCGTCCCGCACACGCCAGGTGCAGCCGGGCAGTTCCGGACACAGACTCCCTCCATTCCCCTGGCAGCTGCTGGCTcagagcaggggacacaggaacGTCCGACTAGAGGAGGCAGGGCAGGAGCCGGCGCGCTCGCGGGGGCTGCTCTGTGAAGGGCCATTGTGCGCCCGGGCGAGCGCGTGCCTCCCTTTGGCTGGGTGCGCCCAGGGTCGGGAACCAGGGTCCCCAGCCTGCCGGGCcgtggacagaaaaaaaaaaccgcaCCGCGCACCCCCCCAACACAAAATTGTCATTTATTCTTGTTGTTGTTAGGAGGCAAAAAAATGTAGTTACAAGAATCATTTTCCAAACAGAGGTTAAATATGAGCTGAAAAGtgtaaaaaaggaagagggacaTCACTTTACAAATcattaaacaaacagaaaacaaaacccaaagaaccAACCCCCCATGCCGAGTTCTCTCCTTGTGCAACTCTGCAAAACGAGAACAGAAAATGAGGTGGCCCGTGGAGGTGACGGCCCGGAGCTGGGAGCCAGGAACAGGCGGGAGGGGCTGCTAGGGCGCTGGCCTCCTGCCCCTTCGGCCCCCGGTCTCCGGCGCCTGCTTGTGCCTGGTGGCCATGCTGAGGCTGGGGGCAGAGAAGGGCGTCTCCGGAAGCTCCCGTCAGCCTGTGACATTCAAACACTGCGGAGACAGGCCAGACTGGGAAGTGGAGACAAACGGGACGTGGGGACGGACACCCGTGCCTGGGCTGGTACCTGCCCCCGTGCCAGCCTCACCTTTCCTGATCTGAACCGGCCCCAGCTAACCCCGCTATTCTCCTTCTCTCCAGACCGCCCCCTCCCAGATCCTGACTGGCCCCTGCAGCATCAAATGGTTGATTTTAGTCTttgcttaaattaaaaaattaaaatatatatacatatatatactgtaCACACAGGACAATAACAGAAGAGTGTGGGAAAGGGAAGCAGGGAGCGGCACAGGAGAGGAGGCGGGGCTGTGGGGCGGGGCTTCagagggggagggaagcagggcggtggagagacaaagggagaggggaggggggaggttagAGGACCGGAGGGGAGcaatttattttacaataaaatcgGGAGTTCAAACCTCAGCAGAACAGGACTCTGGGACCCCCAGAGGGCCCCTCCCCACACCAAGTAAGGAGGGGTGGGcttggggggcggcggggggagggggcgggagctCGGCTTCAGATCCGGAGGGCGGTCCCTGGTCCGAGGGGGCGGGGCCGCAGTCTCAGCTTCTCCGTGACTTTGAGTGCTGGATAAGCCACTGTAGGGTGATGTCTGCGGGGCAAGAGAGGAGGTTACAGGGCTTCAGGGCTGGTTCTCCTGAGGGTAGAGCACACacctggcgggggcggggggaggaagggggcgcGCTGCAGCTAGGGTCAACTCTAAGGGCATCACAAGCCCAGCTTCCAGCTGCCAAGCTCCGAACAGCCCCTGATGGGTGCAAGGGCGTCTGGCTGCGGTGAAAGAGACGGAGCCATAGGACGAGTCCCTCAGACCAGAAGGGTCCGACCCTACGACGTCACAGGCAGGGAGTGAGCCCCAAGGAGAGGGGGGATTTGCCCACGATCACACACCAGTTGACGGCAGAGCTGGGGTGATGCTCAGCATCGGGGCTTCCCGCTGCCTGTCCTGCCCAGGAGAGCCACGGCGCTCCGGGCTCCAAGGAGAGAGCCACCGGCTgccttcccctcctgcccctccccgcgAGCGCAGCGACGCCCCCAGACCCACCGATGTTGTCCTTTTCTTTGCAGGAGATGGAGTAGCAGCAGATCTCTCGGTCCTGGATGGCAGACAGATTCCTGCAGGGGACCAGAGCTGTCTGCTGAGGTTGCCACTGAGcaaggggctgggggccgggggccgggggccgggcgcGGGGGCGGTCGGGGATAGAgggacggggagggggaggggcgaaGGGCGGGGCTCGGGCAGGCGCGCTCTAGCGCCACCAAGCGGTGGGCGCCGAAAGCAGCAACGAGCCCTCCGCTCTGGCGCCTGGGAgtttggggagcagggaggaaggaCAGGGAAGAGTGGTCAACTCACATTTTCTCGATCAGCTCCTTCTCATCCAAGGCTCCCGGGAGGTCTCGCTTGTTGCCCAGGACTAGGACCTGCCGAGAAGGGAGGGCAGGGCTCGGTCCAGGGCAGCCACGGCCAGGCTGCCCCGAGAAGGGGGCTGGCTTCCGCAGCCCCGTTgcatccacacccctccctctccccaccgccAGCAGTGTTtacccccacctgcccccagcgGTCCCCGGCCGGCCGAGCCCCCGACCCTCCCACTCCACTCGGGGCTGACCGGGATGCCCTGCAGCTGGGGCTTGTCCAGTAGGTTGTGGAGTTCATTCTTGGAGGCCTCAATTTTCTCTTGGTCAGCGGCATCCACCATGTACCTGGGGGGCGGCAGGTGGGGACAAGCTGACACCACAGGctgcggggttgggggggaaggaGCTGCAGCAGCTCTGGCTCGACACCCGGGGTCTCCGCCACCTGGGACGGCTCAGGCAGGTGCTCTGAGAATGTCTTCTGAACCGATGGGAGTGAGAACCTGCAGGGGCTGCTGCGGCCGGCCCTTGTCCCATCCCCCAGACCTCTGGAGAAGCTGCCGCTCCGGTGGCAGCGCTGGGCTCCATAGGATTAGACCTAAGTCCTTCCCAGAGTGACCCGCTTACGTTCTCAGGGCAGGGCTGGCTAGACAAGGGGGTGAAAACAGCAAAGGAAGCCCCAGAAGACTTTCCTGcatcaaaatgtttttttaaaaatcaggttggggacttccctggtggtccagtggttatagGACtcggagcttccactgcagggggcaagggttggatcactggtctgggaactaagagccttcatgctgtgcggccaaaaaatttttttaaataataagaataataaaaacaaatctggttactgggtgtaagataggctacaaaAACGTACTTTACAACACgaggaatagagccaatatttcgatataactgtaaatggagtgtcacctttaaaaactataaaaaaataaaaatacataaaaatttaaatttaaaaatcagattaaaaacaacgaaagctgggcttccctggtggcgcagtggttgagagtccgcctgtcgatgcaggggacacgggttcgtgccccggtctgggaagatcccacatgccgcgcagactctgggcccgtaagccgtggccgctgagcctgcgcgtccggagcctgtgctccgcaacgggaaaggccgcagcggtgagaggcccgtgtaccgcgaaaaaaaaaaacaccaaacaacAAAAGCTAAATGATCTTTTGTTTGGGCATATATATAcgtagaataaaattatttttaaaaagcaagggagagaattccctggcagtccagtggttagcactcggcgctcactgccaagggcctgggttcaatccctggtcggggaactaagatcccacaagctgtgtggcgcggccaacaatgaaaggaaaaaaaaaagcaagggaatgAACCACTAAATCATACAAAATTCAGGATAAGGGTGAGTCTGGGTTGGGGGTAGGCAGGGAGATGAGGAGCGACACACAGATGCTTTAGCATGAAGTGGTCAGTCCTCTGGTTCTCAGACTGGCTGGTGGGCGTCCAGAGCGCCTGTCAAAGCAAAGGCAGCTGCACACAGGTGTGAGTCACCTGCCAACGACCACGGCCTTGCTGCACACTTACACGATGGCGCTCACTCCTCGGCAGTAGcgctcccacatgctgcggaagcGGGGCTGTCCCCCGATGTCCCAGAGCTGAGCAAGAGAGGTGAGCGGGTGTCAGCAGCAGGCAGGTCCCCAGTCCATGCTGGCTCCCACgtgccccccgcccgccccaccgGAATTCCTTCTCTCTCTACGTCCCTGACTCCTAAGCCTACCTGAGCTCTTTCCCCAACTATCCGGTCGGACCCAAGCCTCTGCTTTCCTCTAGCTTCTCCTCCGGAGGCCCGACACATAcagacacgtgcacacacgcgcacatgtgcacacgcacacacacatcctcTGCGGCCGTGGGCCTGCGCCCAGGGGCCAGCTCGGCCGCGCACCTTGATGGTCACGTTCCCTTTGGTGATCTTGCGCATGTTGAAGCCCACGGTGGGGATCATGTCCTCATTGAACTGTCCCGACTGGAAGGAAGAGTCAGAATTGGAAAAGGGGCAAAAATCGCCAGGACCCAGATGCGCTGTCCGCGGCGGCCACGGACCAAAAGGCTGCAGGAATGAAGCAGAGAGGCCAGGCCGGAGCCTCTCAGGCGCCCCAGTGTCCCGGGCAGCTCCCGCGCGCCCCCTGCTTTCAAGCAAGACGGGCCATGTCCAAGCCCGGTGTCCACCTCACACCCGAGCTCCCGTGACAAAGAGGCCCCTCGAAGTCGCTCGACCAGGATGGAGAAAGTCCTTCCTGAGGTCTAACCCACCTCTCTGTTGTTGGACCAGAGCCCCCTTTCTGTATCTAGCCTTCGGTGCGGCAGGTCACGTTAAACAATCTAGGTTTACACTTCCACGCGGTAGTCAATGTTCACATCAGACCGAGGGTCGGTAAGTCAGCCACGCCCCAAAGGCAACGCGCAGCAAGCAACTTCTGGGTTTCTTTGTACTGTACCCATTTGTAGGATGGGTACCCCTCACCGTGCACCCCGACTAGACCGAGAGCTCTTGGGAGAGGAGCCATGTCTACACTGACATTGGTGAACGTTCACCCAGTAAGTAGAAGTTAACCGTAATTCTGTTTCCCATAACCCACTTTCAAATTCTAACAATTCCCACGTCTCCCCTCTAAATTGTCTCTAAGATTGTTCTAAACTAGCCACAGGACTCTATTAAGGCCAGACCAAACTCCGCTCAAGGTCATCTCCACGTTCACATGTAGGACACCTCCGCTTCTCCCCCAGACGCAGGCTGAAGGAGCTGGGGCTTACTTAACCTTGAACCTGAGGGGACAGCCTTGTTCCTTACGATGTCACTGTCTTCTACCAGGTGGGAGGAGTAatttgcctaaggccacacagagTGGTCAGGGGCTCTGACCATTGGCCAAAGTGTAGGACATGATGGCCTCTCATTCAGAGCCTGTGAGTCTGAATGAAGAACCCCCCCTGAATGAGACGGATGGATTCCCTTTTATCTTCAGGA belongs to Pseudorca crassidens isolate mPseCra1 chromosome 2, mPseCra1.hap1, whole genome shotgun sequence and includes:
- the GPR37L1 gene encoding G-protein coupled receptor 37-like 1, giving the protein MRWPWPLAICLAVALAAGPGRVPGGVPLRRGGRGTEEEAKGVQQYVPQEWAEYPRPIRPTGPQPTEPQVAASAHPDRAVVPGGSRQEPRGNTTGTPGRRLQIQNPLYPVTESSYGAYAVLLLALALFAVGIVGNLAVMCIVWHSYYLKSAWNSILASLALWDFLVLFFCLPVIIFHEITKQRLLGDVSCRAVPFVEVSSLGVTTFSLCALGIDRFHVATSTLPEARPIEPCPSILAKLAVIWVGSMTLAAPELLLWQLVQEPGPAAGPVDACVMKPSARLPESLYSLVLTYQNARMWWSFGCYFCLPVLFTVTCQLVTWRVWGPPGRKPECRPGQQERREGQLSGTVVGLTAVYTLCTLPENVCNVVAAYLSATLTRQTLDLLGLVGQFATFLKAAATPVLLLCVCRPLGRAFLDCCCCCCCEGCGGVAATDGPDAKLQTGLSTSVYFHKPREAPPLLALGTPC
- the ARL8A gene encoding ADP-ribosylation factor-like protein 8A; amino-acid sequence: MIALFNKLLDWFKALFWKEEMELTLVGLQYSGKTTFVNVIASGQFNEDMIPTVGFNMRKITKGNVTIKLWDIGGQPRFRSMWERYCRGVSAIVYMVDAADQEKIEASKNELHNLLDKPQLQGIPVLVLGNKRDLPGALDEKELIEKMNLSAIQDREICCYSISCKEKDNIDITLQWLIQHSKSRRS